The Triticum aestivum cultivar Chinese Spring chromosome 3A, IWGSC CS RefSeq v2.1, whole genome shotgun sequence genome includes a region encoding these proteins:
- the LOC123057287 gene encoding polygalacturonase-like, with protein MNALESANDTLRLTWTLDISQSKGVSVKQLTLLDSKEFHMTIFDCSGVTVQGVRIIAPADSPNTDGIHASHSRHVRILNTTIGTGDDCISLGPGTCDMLIRDIKCGPGHGISIGSLGWQDGEEGVRNVTVDRAVLKGTTNGLRIKMWAMPNSGSVTNVSFSRVTMNRVANPMVVDQNYCPRKVDCPGNSSGVQISDLSYTDIKGSSATPVAVKFNCSGTNPCSGIKLRNIRLKYRHQRPAQAKCQNAGGSTSGEVTPPSCF; from the exons acaCTCGACATTAGCCAATCCAAGGGCGTGAGCGTGAAGCAGCTGACACTGCTTGATAGTAAGGAATTCCACATGACCATCTTCGACTGCAGCGGCGTGACCGTCCAAGGCGTCCGGATCATCGCGCCGGCCGACAGCCCTAACACCGACGGCATCCACGCCAGCCACTCCCGCCACGTGAGGATCCTCAACACCACCATCGGCACCGGCGACGACTGCATCTCCTTGGGGCCCGGCACCTGCGACATGCTCATCAGGGACATCAAGTGCGGTCCGGGCCACGGCATCAG catcgGGAGCCTGGGATGGCAGGACGGTGAGGAGGGAGTGAGAAACGTGACGGTGGACAGGGCGGTGCTGAAGGGCACGACCAACGGCCTCCGGATCAAGATGTGGGCGATGCCCAACTCCGGCTCTGTCACCAACGTCTCCTTCTCGCGGGTCACCATGAACCGCGTGGCCAACCCCATGGTCGTCGACCAGAACTACTGCCCCCGCAAGGTCGACTGCCCGGGCAAT AGCTCGGGGGTGCAGATCAGCGACCTGTCGTACACGGACATCAAGGGCTCGTCGGCGACGCCCGTGGCGGTGAAGTTCAACTGCAGCGGCACCAACCCCTGCAGCGGGATCAAGCTCAGGAACATCAGGCTGAAGTACCGGCACCAGCGGCCGGCGCAGGCCAAGTGCCAAAACGCCGGCGGGTCCACGTCCGGAGAGGTCACACCGCCGAGCTGCTTCTGA